In a single window of the Tellurirhabdus bombi genome:
- a CDS encoding sugar kinase, with translation MRKVVTFGEIMMRLSPPLNYRLVQTDGLDITYGGGEANVSASLARMGQPTAHITCFPDNELGHAAVGSFQRYGVDMSHTVFSGARLGLYFLEVGASVRASKIVYDRAGSSFSTLDPAAFNWEKIFQNVAWFHWTGITPAISAEAAEACQQAITTARRMGVTVSADVNYRRNLWQYGKKAQEVMPDLVAGCDVVVCAENDAEDLFSIVPEQGAEDSFTSMSNQLMQRFPNIRQVITTRRETISASHNRLTGVLYNGQSRIETPTYDMNPIIDRIGGGDAFMAGFIYGSLNYTKADEALSCGVAASVLKHTIPGDVNLATVAEVEEVMRGNTSGRLLR, from the coding sequence ATGAGAAAAGTAGTAACCTTCGGCGAAATCATGATGCGATTATCGCCGCCTCTGAATTACCGGCTAGTACAAACGGACGGCCTTGATATTACCTACGGCGGGGGAGAAGCCAACGTGTCGGCTTCCCTGGCCCGGATGGGTCAGCCAACGGCGCACATTACCTGCTTTCCAGACAATGAACTAGGCCATGCCGCCGTGGGCTCATTTCAACGCTACGGGGTTGATATGAGCCACACTGTTTTTAGCGGTGCTCGCCTGGGCTTGTATTTTCTGGAAGTAGGCGCTTCTGTACGCGCCAGTAAAATCGTGTATGATAGGGCGGGGTCATCCTTTTCTACCCTCGATCCGGCGGCGTTCAATTGGGAGAAAATTTTCCAGAACGTAGCCTGGTTCCACTGGACTGGCATTACGCCCGCTATTTCGGCGGAGGCGGCAGAAGCGTGCCAACAGGCCATTACCACGGCTCGGCGCATGGGCGTAACGGTCAGCGCTGACGTGAATTATCGGCGCAATCTCTGGCAATACGGAAAAAAAGCGCAGGAAGTAATGCCCGATCTGGTAGCCGGTTGCGATGTGGTGGTGTGCGCCGAAAATGACGCCGAAGACCTGTTTTCGATTGTGCCCGAACAAGGAGCCGAAGATAGCTTTACGTCGATGAGCAACCAGTTGATGCAGCGCTTTCCGAACATCCGGCAGGTCATCACAACCCGGCGAGAGACGATCAGTGCCTCGCATAACCGGCTGACCGGCGTGCTGTATAACGGACAATCCCGCATCGAGACGCCGACCTACGACATGAACCCAATCATCGACCGAATTGGCGGTGGGGATGCTTTCATGGCCGGATTTATCTATGGTTCACTGAATTACACAAAAGCCGACGAAGCGTTAAGCTGTGGGGTAGCCGCTTCCGTATTGAAGCACACCATTCCCGGCGATGTGAACCTGGCAACTGTAGCCGAAGTCGAAGAAGTGATGCGTGGAAACACGTCAGGACGATTACTGCGGTAA
- the uxaC gene encoding glucuronate isomerase: MKKDFLNDDFLLQTPTAQQLYHEFAKPMPIIDYHCHLPPDQIAADTQFDNLTQVWLYGDHYKWRAMRTNGIDESYCTGNQSDIAKFMRWAETVPYTVRNPLYHWTHLELRRYFGVTEILNPSSAQRIYDICSEKLWSKEYSVRNLLRRMNVETVCTTDDPIDSLEHHQKIQNDNSFEIAVLPTFRPDKAMAVDDPKSFNQYVARLEVVSEIAISTLDDFLTALRKRHDYFAAMGCKLSDHGLEQIYAEDYRESEIQAIFGKIRSNQTLDGPEILKFKSAMLVYLAEMDWEKGWTQQFHLGALRNNNSRMLHRLGPDTGWDSIGDFSQGRALAKFLNRLDINNRLTKTILYNLNPADNELMATMIGNFNDGSVAGKVQFGSGWWFLDQKDGMEKQMNALSNMGLISRFVGMLTDSRSFLSYPRHEYFRRILCNLFGNDIENGELPDDIEWMGQLIQNICYGNAKAFFGFTHEKSSNLRRNHDAIIAASELPASTNGRP, from the coding sequence ATGAAAAAGGACTTTCTGAACGACGATTTTCTGCTTCAAACCCCCACGGCTCAGCAACTTTACCATGAGTTTGCGAAGCCCATGCCCATCATCGATTACCATTGCCACTTGCCCCCCGATCAGATTGCGGCGGATACCCAGTTTGATAACCTGACGCAGGTTTGGCTCTACGGGGATCACTACAAATGGCGGGCCATGCGAACCAATGGCATTGATGAAAGCTATTGCACGGGGAATCAGTCAGACATCGCCAAGTTTATGCGGTGGGCTGAAACCGTTCCTTATACGGTTCGGAATCCGCTGTATCACTGGACACATCTGGAATTGCGTCGTTATTTTGGCGTAACGGAAATCCTGAATCCGTCCAGTGCCCAGCGCATCTACGACATCTGTAGCGAAAAGCTCTGGTCGAAAGAATATTCGGTTCGGAATCTGCTGCGTCGGATGAACGTCGAGACCGTTTGTACAACCGACGACCCAATTGATTCGCTGGAACACCACCAGAAAATTCAGAACGACAACAGCTTTGAGATCGCCGTATTGCCAACCTTTCGGCCCGACAAGGCCATGGCGGTAGACGATCCCAAAAGCTTCAATCAGTACGTTGCCCGTCTGGAAGTTGTGTCAGAAATTGCCATCAGTACGCTGGATGATTTTCTGACGGCGTTGCGCAAGCGGCATGATTATTTTGCTGCTATGGGGTGTAAGCTATCCGATCACGGATTGGAACAGATTTACGCCGAAGACTATCGGGAAAGCGAAATTCAGGCTATTTTTGGCAAAATCCGCTCAAATCAAACGCTGGACGGGCCGGAAATTCTGAAATTTAAATCGGCCATGCTGGTCTATTTGGCCGAAATGGATTGGGAAAAAGGCTGGACGCAGCAGTTTCACCTGGGGGCTTTGCGGAACAATAATTCCCGGATGCTGCACCGCTTAGGACCCGATACGGGCTGGGATAGCATTGGTGACTTCTCGCAGGGGCGCGCTCTGGCCAAGTTTCTGAACCGACTCGATATCAACAACCGGCTAACGAAAACCATCCTGTATAACCTGAATCCAGCAGACAATGAACTTATGGCCACCATGATCGGCAATTTTAACGACGGATCGGTGGCGGGTAAGGTACAATTTGGATCAGGCTGGTGGTTTTTGGATCAAAAAGACGGTATGGAAAAGCAAATGAATGCTTTGTCCAATATGGGCCTCATCAGTCGATTTGTCGGCATGCTCACCGATTCGCGGAGTTTTCTGTCGTATCCGCGTCACGAGTACTTCCGCCGGATTTTGTGCAATCTGTTTGGGAACGACATTGAAAACGGCGAACTTCCCGACGACATTGAGTGGATGGGTCAACTTATTCAAAACATCTGCTACGGTAACGCGAAAGCGTTTTTTGGTTTTACGCATGAGAAAAGTAGTAACCTTCGGCGAAATCATGATGCGATTATCGCCGCCTCTGAATTACCGGCTAGTACAAACGGACGGCCTTGA
- a CDS encoding UxaA family hydrolase translates to MKQKVLKIHPDDSVLVALTDLQAGETVEWQGLTLTLKEAIQAKHKLAIRDFEPGDAVTMYGVLVGKMKHAIPAGGLLTTFNVQHATNSYDLAASNYTWTPPSVERWENRTFKGYHRSDGSVGTGNYWLVIPLVFCENRNIQVLEEALVHDLGYARRHAYQHQTHELMALVQAGHTIEEVLQADLQQAVTEHARPKLFPNVDGVKFLAHEGGCGGTRQDAQALCGMLAGYITNSNVAGATVLSLGCQNAQVAILQEEIQKRSPQFDKPLYILEQQKIGTEESLISQALRQTFAGLMQANAFTRQPAPLSKLTLGLECGGSDGFSGISANPALGHASDLLIAMGGKVILAEFPELCGVEQELCDRSVDTATATRFRELMNTYAQRAQEAGSGFDMNPSPGNIRDGLITDAMKSAGAAKKGGNSPVVAVLDYPELVTKPGLNLLCTPGNDVESTTAEVASGATVVVFTTGLGTPTGNPITPVIKVSSNTALARRMPDIIDLNTGTVIDGEETIEQAGERILEYIIRVASGEEEVAAVRHGQNDFIPWKRGVSL, encoded by the coding sequence ATGAAACAAAAGGTATTAAAGATACATCCGGACGACTCGGTTTTGGTCGCGCTGACCGATTTGCAAGCCGGAGAAACGGTAGAGTGGCAGGGACTGACCCTCACCCTAAAGGAAGCTATTCAGGCCAAACACAAACTGGCCATCCGGGATTTTGAACCGGGTGATGCCGTGACCATGTACGGCGTTCTGGTTGGCAAGATGAAGCACGCCATTCCGGCGGGCGGCCTGTTAACCACCTTCAACGTACAGCACGCCACGAACAGCTACGACCTGGCTGCTTCGAATTATACCTGGACGCCTCCCTCGGTCGAACGGTGGGAAAACAGAACCTTTAAGGGCTATCATCGCTCCGATGGCAGCGTTGGAACGGGCAATTACTGGCTGGTTATTCCCTTGGTTTTCTGCGAAAACCGGAACATTCAGGTGCTGGAAGAAGCGCTGGTGCATGATCTAGGCTACGCGCGTCGCCATGCCTACCAGCACCAAACCCACGAGCTGATGGCCTTGGTTCAAGCGGGGCATACAATTGAGGAAGTCTTGCAGGCCGATCTGCAACAGGCGGTTACGGAACATGCCCGTCCGAAGCTATTCCCGAACGTAGACGGCGTTAAGTTTCTGGCGCACGAAGGCGGTTGCGGCGGCACCCGACAGGATGCGCAGGCGCTCTGCGGAATGCTGGCCGGATACATTACCAATTCGAATGTGGCCGGAGCAACGGTTCTGAGTTTAGGTTGTCAGAATGCACAGGTGGCGATTTTGCAGGAAGAGATTCAAAAGCGCAGTCCGCAGTTTGACAAGCCGTTGTACATTCTGGAACAGCAAAAAATTGGTACGGAAGAGTCACTCATCAGTCAGGCGCTGCGGCAGACGTTTGCGGGACTGATGCAAGCAAATGCCTTTACCCGGCAACCGGCTCCGCTAAGCAAGCTGACGCTCGGACTGGAATGTGGCGGATCGGACGGATTTTCCGGTATATCGGCTAATCCGGCGCTGGGCCACGCGTCTGACCTGCTCATAGCGATGGGCGGAAAAGTAATTCTGGCCGAATTTCCCGAGCTCTGCGGCGTTGAGCAGGAGCTTTGCGACCGGAGCGTAGACACCGCAACGGCTACCCGTTTTCGGGAGCTGATGAATACCTATGCCCAGCGGGCCCAGGAGGCTGGTTCGGGTTTTGACATGAATCCTTCACCGGGGAACATCCGCGACGGGCTGATTACGGACGCCATGAAATCGGCGGGAGCGGCCAAGAAAGGCGGAAATTCCCCCGTGGTGGCCGTCCTCGATTATCCCGAACTGGTAACAAAACCGGGTTTGAATTTGCTCTGTACACCCGGTAACGACGTGGAGTCGACCACGGCGGAAGTCGCTTCGGGAGCCACGGTGGTGGTGTTCACCACGGGGTTGGGAACGCCCACTGGGAATCCAATTACGCCGGTTATCAAAGTGTCCAGCAACACAGCTTTGGCGCGGCGCATGCCGGATATTATCGATCTAAATACGGGAACGGTGATCGACGGAGAAGAAACCATCGAACAGGCCGGAGAGCGGATTCTGGAATACATCATTCGCGTGGCTAGTGGCGAAGAGGAAGTGGCCGCTGTTCGCCACGGACAAAATGATTTTATCCCCTGGAAGCGAGGCGTTTCGCTCTAG
- a CDS encoding tagaturonate reductase: MSELYINSLRNGELPTEETIPERVLQFGTGVLLRGLPDYLIDKANRQGHFNGRIVVVKSTDGGDMTAFGRQDNLYTLCIRGVEDGRLVEQNVVCSAISRVLSAKSQWDEILRFATSPDLQIVISNTTEVGIQLVQDDIRQAPPKSFPGKLLAVLYARYQAFSGDRTKGLVIVPTELIPENGTKLEGILLELAHRNELESEFIDWLESANTCCNSLVDRIVPGHPDPATYHALTEQLGYEDELLTISEVYKLWAIEGDERIREILSFHKADDGVIIRPNIDQFRELKLRLLNGTHTLSCGLAYLAGFETVREAMENEVMAAFISNLMLAELVPGIPYHVDDKVAQRFAYQVLDRFRNPYIEHRWLSITMNYSAKLQMRNVATLLHYYKELEVVPEYSALGFAAYLLFMRGTHQEEGLWYGELNGEAYPIQDEKAAYFADLWERLSPEELVYTVLKNKALWGHDLSQLPVLAPTISGYLLQMLENGAFATVSAYFNKNVLVDK, translated from the coding sequence ATGAGCGAACTGTATATTAATTCATTACGGAACGGCGAATTGCCCACCGAAGAGACTATTCCAGAACGCGTGCTTCAGTTTGGTACAGGCGTATTGTTGCGAGGCTTGCCTGATTACCTGATTGATAAAGCCAACCGACAAGGGCATTTCAATGGCCGGATCGTCGTGGTCAAATCCACGGACGGAGGCGACATGACGGCTTTCGGACGGCAGGATAATTTATACACGCTTTGCATTCGTGGCGTAGAAGATGGCCGTTTGGTGGAGCAAAATGTGGTTTGTTCGGCCATTAGCCGGGTTTTGTCCGCCAAGAGCCAGTGGGACGAAATCCTGCGCTTTGCCACGAGTCCAGATTTACAAATTGTGATCTCAAATACCACGGAAGTGGGTATTCAACTGGTGCAGGATGACATTCGGCAGGCACCGCCTAAATCGTTTCCGGGTAAGCTACTGGCCGTTCTGTACGCTCGCTACCAAGCGTTTAGCGGCGATCGCACAAAAGGACTGGTAATTGTACCGACAGAACTCATTCCTGAAAACGGAACGAAACTGGAAGGCATTTTGCTGGAACTGGCCCATCGAAACGAACTGGAAAGCGAGTTTATCGATTGGCTGGAATCCGCCAATACTTGTTGCAACTCCTTGGTAGACCGCATTGTACCGGGACACCCGGATCCGGCCACCTACCATGCTCTGACGGAGCAGCTGGGCTACGAAGATGAATTATTGACCATTTCGGAAGTATACAAGCTTTGGGCCATCGAAGGCGATGAGCGCATTCGGGAAATTCTGTCGTTCCACAAGGCGGACGATGGCGTGATTATTCGCCCCAACATAGATCAGTTTCGGGAGCTGAAACTTCGGTTGCTCAACGGAACCCACACCCTGAGTTGCGGGCTGGCGTATCTGGCGGGTTTTGAAACCGTTCGGGAGGCGATGGAGAATGAGGTAATGGCGGCTTTTATTAGCAATTTAATGCTGGCTGAACTGGTCCCCGGCATTCCTTATCATGTGGATGATAAAGTGGCTCAACGCTTTGCTTATCAGGTTCTTGACCGGTTCAGGAACCCATACATCGAGCACCGGTGGTTATCCATCACGATGAATTATTCGGCCAAGCTGCAAATGCGGAACGTGGCCACGCTGCTTCATTACTACAAGGAGTTGGAAGTGGTACCGGAATATTCGGCGCTTGGTTTTGCGGCCTACCTGCTTTTTATGCGCGGTACGCATCAGGAAGAGGGCTTGTGGTACGGCGAACTAAACGGCGAAGCCTACCCGATTCAGGACGAAAAAGCGGCCTATTTTGCGGATCTCTGGGAGCGTCTTTCGCCGGAAGAACTGGTGTACACCGTGCTGAAAAACAAAGCGTTGTGGGGCCATGATTTAAGCCAGTTACCCGTTTTGGCCCCGACGATTAGCGGCTACCTGTTGCAGATGCTCGAAAATGGTGCTTTCGCAACGGTGTCGGCTTATTTCAACAAGAATGTATTGGTAGATAAATGA
- a CDS encoding LacI family DNA-binding transcriptional regulator, with product MDSVTIKDIARALNLSTSTVSRALRGSYEINLETKRLVLEYAERMHYRPNPIALSLKENRSRAIGVIVPQIANNFFSQAINGIEAIAYNRGYHVIIFQSHESYEREVVTVQQSFARKVDGLLISLASETSDLSHLREIQQKGLPFVMFDRTSEEIDTPKVVADNFAGAFAATEHLIQQGRRRIAHMTIPSWLSITQERLAGYRAALEKYDIPFDENLVRYSGFEQYEISPLVDDLLAQSPDAFFTASDRLALGCLAALRKRNVSIPEEVSLIGFTNLTVADLLSPSMSTVVQPAQEIGQVAVERLLEMIERKQKASWTGTVKIPTRLIVRESTQPVLIKGI from the coding sequence GTGGATTCGGTAACCATAAAAGACATTGCCCGCGCGCTCAACCTCTCGACTTCGACGGTGTCAAGAGCATTACGAGGCAGTTACGAAATAAATCTGGAAACCAAACGGTTAGTGCTTGAATATGCCGAACGGATGCACTACCGTCCTAACCCGATTGCCCTCAGCCTGAAGGAAAACCGCAGCCGGGCGATTGGTGTCATTGTGCCCCAGATTGCCAACAACTTTTTTTCGCAGGCCATTAACGGCATTGAAGCCATCGCCTATAATCGGGGCTACCACGTTATTATTTTTCAAAGCCACGAATCGTATGAACGTGAGGTTGTTACGGTGCAGCAATCCTTTGCCCGCAAAGTGGATGGACTTTTGATTTCGCTGGCTAGCGAAACGTCCGATCTGTCGCACCTGCGCGAGATTCAGCAGAAAGGGCTTCCGTTTGTGATGTTCGACCGAACTTCGGAAGAAATCGATACGCCCAAGGTGGTTGCCGACAATTTCGCGGGCGCCTTTGCCGCTACGGAGCACCTCATTCAGCAGGGCCGCCGCCGCATTGCGCACATGACCATTCCAAGCTGGCTATCCATCACCCAGGAACGGTTGGCGGGTTACCGCGCGGCGCTGGAAAAATACGACATTCCGTTCGACGAAAATCTGGTGCGTTACAGCGGCTTTGAACAATATGAAATTTCTCCGCTCGTCGATGATTTACTGGCCCAGAGCCCGGACGCTTTTTTTACGGCCAGCGACCGACTCGCGCTGGGCTGTCTGGCGGCGTTACGCAAACGCAATGTGTCTATTCCAGAAGAGGTTTCGCTCATTGGCTTTACCAACCTGACCGTTGCCGATCTGCTATCGCCTTCCATGAGTACCGTGGTTCAACCCGCACAGGAGATTGGACAGGTAGCGGTGGAACGCCTGTTGGAAATGATTGAACGAAAACAGAAAGCGTCCTGGACCGGAACCGTCAAAATACCGACACGCTTGATTGTAAGGGAGTCTACGCAGCCGGTTTTGATCAAGGGCATTTAA
- the pelA gene encoding pectate lyase — MKQQGRFAWLVISLWVLSLASALAGTNAGEAVKDSVAERMLLYQRDNGGWPQPGGNAINYKLPIAAALKTRLVAEKGKLDTTIDDQATTNEIKYLVKAYQETGNEAYREAAERGIRYLLAAQNAAGGWPQSYPDSSSYHKHITYNDHAMTDVLWVLTYLAEGSNGFSVVDKTLLPRAQRAIQRGVDCILKTQVRQNGKLTAWCAQHDSHTLKPANARKFELASLSGNESVSILNYLMHLPNPSPEIKRAIEAGAAWLESVKLTGIAIKTVEDANQPKGKDRVVVASSGAVTWARFYELDTDKPIFCGRDGIKRYALAEIENERRVGYAWYGNWPAQFLMNDYPAWVVKWKDK; from the coding sequence ATGAAACAGCAAGGACGATTTGCGTGGTTGGTTATTTCCTTGTGGGTGCTTTCATTAGCCAGTGCGTTGGCAGGAACGAATGCAGGCGAGGCGGTTAAAGATTCCGTGGCGGAGCGGATGCTTTTGTACCAGCGCGACAATGGGGGATGGCCGCAGCCGGGAGGAAATGCCATTAACTATAAGTTACCCATAGCTGCTGCCCTGAAAACTCGTTTGGTTGCCGAAAAAGGAAAACTGGATACAACCATTGACGACCAAGCTACGACCAACGAAATTAAGTACCTGGTAAAAGCCTATCAGGAGACGGGGAATGAGGCTTATCGGGAAGCTGCCGAACGTGGGATCCGTTACCTGCTCGCGGCCCAGAATGCAGCAGGTGGGTGGCCCCAGTCTTACCCCGATTCCAGCAGCTACCACAAGCACATTACGTATAACGACCACGCTATGACTGATGTACTATGGGTACTGACCTATCTGGCTGAAGGATCGAACGGATTTTCGGTAGTGGATAAAACCTTGTTGCCCAGAGCACAACGGGCAATCCAGCGCGGCGTGGACTGCATACTAAAAACGCAGGTCCGGCAAAACGGAAAGCTGACCGCCTGGTGCGCTCAGCACGACAGCCACACGCTAAAGCCCGCCAACGCCCGTAAGTTTGAGCTAGCCTCCTTGAGTGGAAACGAGAGCGTTAGTATTTTGAACTATCTGATGCATCTGCCTAACCCATCGCCCGAAATCAAACGAGCCATAGAGGCGGGAGCCGCGTGGCTGGAATCAGTGAAATTGACGGGTATTGCCATTAAAACCGTTGAGGATGCGAACCAGCCTAAGGGAAAAGATCGCGTTGTTGTGGCGTCATCGGGAGCCGTAACCTGGGCACGCTTTTACGAACTAGATACCGACAAGCCTATTTTCTGCGGTCGCGATGGCATTAAGCGGTATGCATTAGCTGAAATTGAAAATGAAAGACGCGTTGGCTACGCCTGGTATGGCAATTGGCCCGCTCAGTTTTTAATGAATGATTACCCGGCCTGGGTAGTAAAATGGAAAGATAAGTAA
- a CDS encoding glycoside hydrolase family 88 protein: MVFRILTGLLLLSQVVAAQPWSQRMADSFIAQNKDSILVGVNKRTNWNYEQGLMLKALERVWYRTADGKYFNYILNDLNQFVSADGAIRSYKEADYNLDNISPGRALMMLVQQSQPGKEKFQKAAFQLHKQLESQPRTKEGGYWHKKRYPSQMWLDGLYMAEPFHAEFSKVFNQPENFNDIAKQFALIEKNLIDPKTGLLYHGYDESREQAWANKQTGQSPHFWGRAIGWYAMALVDVLDYFPADHPERAKLISYLQRLAPPIAKFQDAKTGCWWQMTTQGNRKGNYIEASSSCMFVYALAKGVRLGYLDSKFGPVAQKGYQGILKNFIEVDANKLVHLNGTVSVGGLGGNPYRDGSYEYYLSEPIRKNDLKGVGPFIMASVEMEIANELAVGKGKTVGVDYYFNNEYRKDLTGKTERFHYTLEDRQHSGFWHWGNTFRELGASTRAVPAAPTAETLKGLDVYIIVDPDTPKETAKPNYIAEKDIKAITDWVKAGGVLVMMANDTANCEIKHFNELAKEFGIQFTSKNRNMVQGTKFEQGKVTIPTNNPVFKNTKTVYIKELAVLDVKAPAKVLISEENDPIIATAKLGKGTVFAVGDPWLYNEYTDGRRIPVVYQNYQAGKEIATWLLEQVSSRAIARP, from the coding sequence ATGGTATTTCGCATTCTGACTGGCTTGCTGTTGCTGAGCCAGGTGGTGGCCGCACAGCCCTGGTCGCAGCGCATGGCCGATTCGTTCATCGCCCAGAACAAAGATTCTATTCTCGTTGGCGTAAACAAACGAACTAACTGGAACTACGAGCAGGGGCTGATGTTAAAAGCCCTGGAACGCGTCTGGTATCGGACTGCGGACGGCAAATATTTTAACTACATCCTGAACGATCTGAACCAGTTTGTATCGGCCGATGGAGCCATTCGAAGCTACAAAGAGGCTGATTATAACCTGGATAACATTTCTCCCGGTCGTGCTTTAATGATGCTCGTCCAGCAGTCGCAGCCCGGCAAGGAGAAATTCCAGAAGGCCGCTTTTCAACTGCATAAACAATTAGAGAGCCAGCCGCGCACAAAAGAAGGGGGTTACTGGCATAAGAAACGGTACCCTAGTCAAATGTGGCTGGATGGTCTATACATGGCTGAGCCATTCCACGCGGAATTTAGCAAGGTTTTCAACCAACCGGAAAACTTCAACGACATCGCCAAGCAGTTTGCTCTGATCGAAAAAAACCTGATTGACCCGAAAACAGGCTTGCTTTACCACGGTTACGACGAAAGCCGTGAGCAGGCTTGGGCTAACAAGCAAACGGGGCAATCACCTCATTTCTGGGGACGGGCCATTGGCTGGTACGCGATGGCGCTGGTGGATGTGCTGGACTATTTCCCGGCAGATCATCCCGAAAGAGCCAAATTGATTAGCTATTTGCAACGATTGGCGCCGCCAATTGCGAAGTTTCAGGATGCAAAAACAGGCTGCTGGTGGCAAATGACTACGCAAGGCAACCGCAAGGGCAACTACATCGAGGCTTCATCTTCGTGTATGTTCGTGTATGCCCTAGCCAAGGGCGTCCGTCTGGGTTATCTGGATTCTAAATTCGGGCCGGTAGCGCAAAAAGGGTATCAGGGTATTCTGAAAAACTTTATTGAAGTAGATGCCAATAAGCTGGTGCACCTCAACGGAACGGTCAGCGTTGGTGGATTGGGTGGAAACCCATACCGCGATGGGAGCTACGAATATTACCTGAGCGAACCGATTCGCAAGAACGACCTCAAAGGCGTCGGACCGTTTATCATGGCCAGCGTAGAAATGGAAATTGCTAACGAACTTGCCGTTGGCAAAGGAAAAACGGTAGGTGTCGATTATTACTTCAACAACGAATACCGCAAGGACCTGACGGGCAAAACAGAACGCTTTCACTATACTTTAGAAGATCGGCAGCACTCTGGTTTCTGGCACTGGGGCAATACGTTCCGGGAGCTGGGCGCATCAACCCGGGCCGTTCCGGCAGCGCCCACGGCGGAAACGTTGAAAGGACTTGATGTTTACATTATTGTTGATCCAGATACACCCAAAGAAACAGCCAAACCCAATTACATCGCCGAGAAGGATATCAAAGCCATTACGGACTGGGTAAAAGCAGGTGGCGTTTTGGTCATGATGGCGAACGACACGGCCAACTGCGAAATCAAGCACTTTAATGAACTGGCAAAAGAGTTCGGTATCCAGTTTACGAGCAAAAACCGGAACATGGTGCAGGGGACTAAATTCGAACAGGGAAAAGTAACGATTCCGACAAACAATCCTGTATTCAAGAATACTAAAACCGTTTACATTAAGGAATTAGCGGTATTGGACGTAAAAGCACCCGCGAAAGTGCTCATCAGTGAAGAAAACGACCCAATCATCGCGACGGCCAAACTGGGTAAAGGAACCGTTTTTGCGGTGGGTGACCCCTGGCTGTACAACGAATACACCGACGGGCGGCGCATTCCGGTAGTTTACCAAAACTACCAGGCCGGAAAAGAAATCGCCACCTGGCTACTGGAACAAGTCTCTTCCCGTGCCATTGCTCGCCCATAA
- a CDS encoding acetylxylan esterase → MKKYLAQAIPVFLVWLFATTLLLAQPPEQMVRVVVAPDHSDWTYRTGETSRFTITLLRNGVPVKNATVSYEIGPEKMTPTKKGTLPLPNGTATIDGGTLKTAGFLRCSAKAEIDGKEYRHLATTAYEPLALTPTVDNPTDFDTFWNTAKEELAKIPLDARLTLLPERCTEKVNVYQANIQNYGGSRLYGILCVPKKEGKYPALLRVPGAGIRAYNGDIGTAERGIITLEIGIHGVPVTMDPIVYNNLVTGALSGYMHSNLDDRDRYYYKRVYLGCVRALDYLTSLPQYDGSTLGVTGGSQGGALSVITAALDSRVKFLGAFYPALCDLTGYLKGRAGGWPHLFAPANLSFNNKPDKIQTATYYDVVNFARRVKVPGYYSWGFNDETCPPTSMYAAYNVISAPKTLYLAQDTGHWTYPEQQQKMASWLLDQMHIQTLSTR, encoded by the coding sequence ATGAAAAAATACTTAGCCCAGGCTATTCCTGTCTTTTTGGTGTGGCTTTTTGCTACCACTTTATTGCTGGCGCAACCGCCCGAACAAATGGTCAGGGTGGTGGTAGCACCCGACCACTCCGATTGGACTTACAGAACAGGAGAGACAAGCCGCTTTACCATTACCTTACTGCGAAATGGCGTACCCGTGAAGAATGCGACGGTTAGTTATGAGATCGGCCCCGAAAAAATGACCCCGACCAAAAAGGGCACTCTACCGCTGCCCAATGGCACGGCAACCATCGACGGTGGAACCTTGAAAACAGCCGGTTTTCTGCGGTGTTCGGCTAAGGCAGAAATCGACGGTAAAGAATACCGACACTTGGCTACGACTGCCTACGAGCCGCTGGCCCTAACACCTACCGTCGATAATCCAACCGATTTTGATACGTTCTGGAATACCGCCAAAGAAGAACTCGCCAAAATTCCGCTCGACGCACGGCTTACCCTCCTCCCCGAGCGCTGCACCGAAAAAGTAAATGTGTATCAGGCAAATATTCAGAATTATGGCGGCTCGCGCCTCTATGGAATTCTGTGTGTCCCTAAAAAAGAAGGCAAATATCCGGCGCTTTTGCGGGTTCCGGGCGCGGGAATTCGGGCTTATAACGGGGATATTGGCACGGCTGAGCGGGGCATTATAACCCTGGAAATTGGTATTCACGGCGTCCCGGTTACAATGGACCCCATCGTTTACAACAACTTAGTGACCGGTGCGCTGTCTGGCTATATGCATAGCAACCTCGACGACCGGGATCGGTATTACTACAAACGCGTTTACCTCGGCTGTGTGCGCGCTCTTGACTACCTGACCAGTTTGCCGCAGTATGATGGGAGCACGCTGGGCGTAACCGGCGGCAGCCAGGGCGGTGCCCTTTCGGTCATTACTGCGGCTCTTGACAGCCGGGTGAAATTTCTCGGCGCTTTTTACCCCGCCCTGTGTGATCTAACGGGCTACCTGAAAGGCCGGGCGGGCGGCTGGCCGCACTTATTTGCACCAGCTAATCTGTCGTTCAACAACAAACCGGATAAAATCCAGACGGCGACTTATTATGACGTGGTAAATTTTGCGCGGCGCGTGAAGGTTCCCGGCTATTATTCCTGGGGTTTTAACGACGAGACCTGCCCGCCAACCTCTATGTACGCGGCTTATAATGTCATTTCTGCCCCAAAAACGCTTTATTTAGCGCAAGATACGGGCCACTGGACCTATCCCGAACAGCAACAGAAAATGGCGTCCTGGCTGTTGGATCAGATGCATATTCAGACGCTTTCAACGCGCTAA